A window of the Streptomyces sp. NBC_00250 genome harbors these coding sequences:
- the murC gene encoding UDP-N-acetylmuramate--L-alanine ligase: protein MAPAIPAAMERPHFIGIGGAGMSGIAKILAQRGAKVAGSDAKESATAESLRALGATVHIGHAAEHLADDASAVVVSSAIRADNPELARAAELGIPVVHRSDALASLMDGLRAIAVAGTHGKTTTTSMLAVALTELGLDPSYAIGGDLAGPGTNALHGAGEVFVAEADESDRSFQKYDPEVAIVLNVELDHHANYASMDEIYESFEAFTAKIRPGGTLVVGEHAGARELARRVADREGLNIVTVGETEDSDARILKIVPNGMKSEVTVALDGAEHTFTVSVPGRHYAHNAAAALAAGARVGIDPAELAQALTAYTGVGRRLQLKGEAKGVQVIDSYAHHPTEMTADLEAMRGAAGASRLLVVFQPHLFSRTQELGKEMGDALALADASVVLDIYPAREDPIPGITSELIIAAARQAGADVTPVHDKATVPEVVAGMAGPGDLVLTMGAGDVTDLGPLILDHLSK, encoded by the coding sequence ATGGCACCCGCCATCCCTGCCGCCATGGAACGGCCGCACTTCATCGGCATCGGCGGTGCCGGAATGTCGGGCATCGCGAAGATCCTCGCCCAGCGCGGCGCCAAGGTCGCCGGCAGCGACGCCAAGGAGTCGGCGACCGCCGAGTCCCTGCGCGCCCTGGGCGCCACCGTGCACATCGGCCACGCCGCCGAGCACCTCGCCGACGACGCCTCCGCCGTCGTCGTCTCCAGCGCCATCCGCGCCGACAACCCCGAGCTGGCCCGCGCCGCCGAGCTGGGCATCCCCGTCGTCCACCGCTCCGACGCGCTCGCCTCCCTGATGGACGGCCTGCGCGCGATCGCGGTCGCCGGCACGCACGGCAAGACGACGACCACCTCCATGCTGGCCGTCGCCCTCACCGAGCTCGGTCTCGACCCCTCGTACGCCATCGGCGGCGACCTGGCGGGCCCCGGCACCAACGCCCTGCACGGCGCCGGCGAGGTCTTCGTCGCCGAGGCCGACGAGAGCGACCGGAGCTTCCAGAAGTACGACCCCGAGGTCGCGATCGTCCTCAACGTCGAGCTGGACCACCACGCGAACTACGCCTCCATGGACGAGATCTACGAGTCCTTCGAGGCCTTCACCGCCAAGATCCGCCCCGGCGGCACCCTGGTCGTCGGCGAGCACGCGGGCGCGCGCGAGCTGGCCCGCCGGGTCGCGGACCGCGAGGGTCTGAACATCGTCACGGTCGGTGAGACCGAGGACTCCGACGCCCGCATCCTGAAGATCGTCCCCAACGGGATGAAGAGCGAGGTGACGGTCGCCCTCGACGGCGCCGAGCACACCTTCACCGTCTCCGTCCCCGGTCGCCACTACGCCCACAACGCCGCCGCGGCCCTCGCCGCCGGCGCCCGCGTCGGCATCGACCCGGCCGAGCTCGCCCAGGCCCTCACCGCCTACACCGGCGTCGGCCGCCGCCTCCAGCTCAAGGGCGAGGCCAAGGGCGTCCAGGTCATCGACTCGTACGCGCACCACCCCACCGAGATGACCGCCGACCTGGAGGCCATGCGCGGCGCCGCCGGAGCCTCCCGCCTCCTGGTCGTCTTCCAGCCCCACCTCTTCTCCCGCACCCAGGAACTGGGCAAGGAGATGGGCGACGCGCTGGCCCTCGCCGACGCGTCCGTCGTCCTCGACATCTACCCGGCCCGCGAGGACCCGATCCCGGGCATCACCAGCGAGCTGATCATCGCCGCCGCGCGGCAGGCGGGCGCCGACGTGACGCCCGTCCATGACAAGGCCACGGTGCCCGAGGTCGTGGCGGGAATGGCCGGACCCGGCGATCTCGTTCTCACCATGGGCGCGGGCGACGTCACGGACCTCGGCCCGCTGATCCTGGACCACCTGTCGAAGTAG
- a CDS encoding indole-3-glycerol phosphate synthase has translation MFTSVLMIEKPLTSVDVEFVTTLHGDEGVSFIVLMQPRGDQADVLLRAIDDVAMGELKEAAREGDEPEGKEARVPAEQALEYSLRALRNAGCEAVGQVVEDHPLNKMKAVVDESEADEVIVLTAPHYVEEFFHRDWASRARHKVGVPVLKLFAHSEEAAQ, from the coding sequence GTGTTCACAAGCGTTCTGATGATCGAGAAGCCCCTGACGTCCGTCGACGTGGAATTCGTCACCACCCTGCACGGCGACGAGGGCGTTTCCTTCATCGTCCTGATGCAGCCGCGTGGTGACCAGGCCGATGTACTGCTGCGTGCCATCGACGACGTGGCCATGGGCGAACTGAAGGAAGCCGCCCGTGAGGGCGACGAACCGGAGGGCAAGGAGGCCAGGGTCCCCGCCGAGCAGGCCCTGGAGTACTCGCTCCGGGCCCTGAGAAACGCCGGTTGCGAAGCGGTCGGCCAGGTCGTCGAGGACCACCCGCTCAACAAGATGAAGGCGGTGGTCGACGAGTCGGAGGCGGACGAGGTGATCGTGCTCACCGCCCCGCACTACGTGGAGGAGTTCTTCCACCGGGACTGGGCCTCCCGGGCCCGCCACAAGGTGGGGGTCCCCGTGCTCAAGCTCTTCGCCCACAGCGAGGAAGCGGCGCAGTGA
- a CDS encoding pyrimidine reductase family protein produces the protein MRRLLPVTDMTASGTEAGSEAGSAAGSAAGQVGPSGRDWSLDELADAYAYPEGDGVWLRANMVSSLDGAGQHDGRSQPLSSEADMRIFGTLRGLADVVVVGAETVRLEGYRPARAREAFAARRAAAGQGPAPVIAVVSASLNLDFSLPLFTEPLVPTLILTGAAAPAERVRAAREAGAEVLTAGDGAGVDPARAKAALAERGLRRQLTEGGPRLLGQFVAAGVLDELCLTVSPTMTAGDAQRIAGGPSVAVPTRFAVASVLEQDGFLFTRYRRI, from the coding sequence ATGCGACGACTGCTCCCTGTGACGGACATGACAGCATCCGGGACCGAAGCCGGTTCCGAAGCCGGTTCCGCGGCCGGTTCCGCGGCCGGGCAGGTGGGCCCCTCCGGGCGGGACTGGTCCCTGGACGAGCTCGCCGACGCCTATGCGTATCCGGAGGGGGACGGTGTGTGGCTGCGCGCCAACATGGTCTCCTCGCTCGACGGGGCCGGGCAGCACGACGGGCGCTCCCAGCCGCTCTCCTCCGAGGCGGACATGCGGATCTTCGGCACCCTGCGGGGCCTCGCCGACGTGGTCGTCGTCGGTGCGGAAACGGTACGCCTGGAGGGTTACCGCCCGGCACGCGCGCGTGAGGCCTTCGCGGCCCGCCGTGCCGCCGCCGGACAGGGCCCGGCCCCCGTGATCGCCGTGGTCAGCGCCTCCCTCAACCTGGACTTCTCGCTTCCGCTCTTCACCGAGCCGCTGGTGCCGACCCTGATCCTCACGGGGGCCGCCGCGCCCGCCGAGCGGGTCCGGGCCGCCCGTGAGGCGGGCGCCGAGGTGCTGACGGCCGGAGACGGGGCCGGGGTCGACCCGGCCCGCGCGAAGGCGGCGCTCGCGGAGCGCGGGCTCCGGCGGCAGCTGACCGAGGGCGGGCCCCGGCTGCTGGGCCAGTTCGTGGCGGCGGGGGTGCTCGACGAGCTGTGTCTGACGGTCTCGCCGACGATGACGGCGGGTGACGCCCAGCGGATCGCCGGAGGCCCTTCGGTGGCCGTCCCGACACGCTTCGCCGTGGCTTCCGTGCTGGAGCAGGACGGCTTCCTCTTCACCCGCTACCGTCGGATCTGA
- the zapE gene encoding cell division protein ZapE produces the protein MSTRALTEAAATPAAPLSLCSREPHVPADRLVAEMVPPPRFDSVRFDTYLPDPNQPSQTDAVKALSSFAEGLGGAHASGAGKRRWFARKPAAPTGPRGVYLDGGYGVGKTHLLASLWHATPADPALKAFGTFVELTNLVGALGFQQTVKTLGEHRLLCIDEFELDDPGDTVLVSSLLGKLVESGVALAATSNTLPGKLGEGRFAAADFLREIQGLSSHFMPLRIDGEDYRHRGLPEAPAPYSDQVVTETAYATPGASLDDFPHLLEHLARVHPSRYGALTDDLTAVCLTDVQPVPDQSTALRLVVLADRLYDREIPVLASGLPFDRLFSDEMLNGGYRKKYFRAISRLTALARDAKGLVAQ, from the coding sequence GTGTCGACCCGTGCCCTCACCGAAGCCGCTGCCACCCCGGCGGCCCCGCTCTCGCTCTGCTCCCGAGAGCCCCATGTCCCCGCCGACCGGCTCGTCGCGGAGATGGTCCCGCCGCCGCGCTTCGACTCCGTACGGTTCGACACGTACCTCCCCGACCCGAACCAGCCCAGCCAGACGGACGCCGTCAAGGCGCTGAGCTCCTTCGCCGAGGGCCTGGGCGGAGCACATGCCTCCGGTGCCGGGAAGCGCCGCTGGTTCGCCCGGAAGCCGGCCGCCCCCACCGGGCCGCGCGGGGTCTACCTGGACGGCGGGTACGGCGTCGGCAAGACCCACCTGCTCGCCTCGCTCTGGCACGCGACCCCCGCCGATCCCGCGCTGAAGGCGTTCGGCACCTTCGTCGAGCTGACCAACCTGGTCGGCGCGCTCGGCTTCCAGCAGACGGTGAAGACCCTCGGCGAGCACCGTCTCCTCTGCATCGACGAGTTCGAGCTCGACGACCCGGGCGACACCGTCCTCGTCTCCAGCCTGCTCGGCAAGCTGGTCGAATCCGGTGTGGCGCTCGCCGCCACCTCCAACACGCTCCCGGGCAAGCTCGGCGAGGGCCGCTTCGCCGCCGCCGACTTCCTCCGCGAGATCCAGGGCCTCTCCTCCCACTTCATGCCGCTGCGGATCGACGGCGAGGACTACCGCCACCGCGGTCTGCCCGAGGCCCCGGCCCCCTACTCCGACCAGGTCGTCACGGAGACCGCGTACGCGACGCCGGGCGCCTCCCTCGACGACTTCCCGCACCTGCTCGAACACCTGGCCAGGGTTCACCCCAGCCGGTACGGCGCGCTCACCGACGACCTCACCGCCGTCTGCCTCACCGACGTCCAGCCCGTCCCCGACCAGTCGACGGCCCTGCGGCTCGTCGTCCTGGCCGACCGGCTCTACGACCGCGAGATACCCGTCCTCGCCTCCGGACTGCCCTTCGACCGGCTGTTCAGCGACGAGATGCTGAACGGCGGATACCGCAAGAAGTACTTCCGGGCGATCTCCCGGCTCACCGCGCTCGCCCGCGACGCCAAGGGGCTTGTGGCGCAGTAG
- a CDS encoding OsmC family protein, with protein sequence MATVRHAHTIWQGDLLKGSGVVSLDSSGLGSYDVSWPARTEEPNGKTSPEELIAAAHSSCFSMAFSNILAKADAPPARLETKADVTFQPGEGITGIHLTVQGEVPGLDAEKFQELAEDAKKNCPVSQALTGTTITLTAKLV encoded by the coding sequence ATGGCCACCGTGCGTCACGCCCACACCATCTGGCAGGGCGACCTCCTCAAGGGTTCCGGTGTCGTCTCGCTCGACTCCTCCGGTCTCGGCTCGTACGACGTCTCCTGGCCGGCCCGCACCGAGGAGCCCAACGGGAAGACCAGCCCCGAGGAGCTCATCGCCGCCGCGCACTCCTCCTGCTTCTCGATGGCCTTCTCCAACATCCTGGCCAAGGCCGACGCTCCGCCGGCCCGCCTGGAGACCAAGGCCGACGTCACCTTCCAGCCGGGTGAGGGCATCACCGGCATCCACCTGACCGTGCAGGGCGAGGTCCCGGGTCTGGACGCGGAGAAGTTCCAGGAGCTCGCGGAGGACGCGAAGAAGAACTGCCCGGTCAGCCAGGCGCTCACGGGCACGACGATCACCCTCACGGCCAAGCTCGTCTGA
- a CDS encoding alkaline phosphatase PhoX, which yields MSSATRRQILSRTGATAAGIAFTGALSELFAGSASAATGGHTGRAGYGPLVPDPAGLLDLPAGFRYKVLSRQGDPLRSGEGPVPSNHDGMGAFAGRRGRVHLVRNHENRVTGKIAVPTVPGLTYDPAAKGGCTALELDGRNNVLGERVAIAGTAVNCAGGPTPWRTWLTCEETEDRAGTNGYTKDHGFIFEVDGADPHRTGAVPLTAMGRFQHEAIAIDPTSGIVYETEDAFERPFGLFYRFLPHKPLGGTGSLRAGGALEAMRVPGVPDLSVIQETGSRFEGVEWVPVPDPQAAETPIRLQDFGPQGITHAQKLEGCYWGGRAVYFVSSFARAKDGSGATHFGQVWKYEPHRRRLTLVVVFGPDTDIQLPGESPDNICLAPSGGLMVSEDGDGAQHVFGVSEKGEVYAIARGAQNIGTPEAPEWGEFAGVTFSPDRGTMYVNCYTPGTTFAVTGPWC from the coding sequence ATGTCCTCCGCGACTCGACGTCAGATCCTGTCCCGCACCGGCGCCACCGCCGCCGGGATCGCCTTCACCGGCGCCCTCTCCGAACTCTTCGCCGGCAGCGCGAGCGCCGCGACCGGCGGCCACACGGGACGGGCCGGCTACGGACCCCTCGTCCCCGACCCCGCCGGCCTGCTCGACCTCCCGGCCGGCTTCCGCTACAAGGTCCTCTCCCGGCAGGGCGATCCGCTCCGCTCCGGCGAGGGCCCCGTCCCCAGCAACCACGACGGCATGGGCGCCTTCGCCGGCCGTCGCGGCCGCGTGCACCTCGTCCGCAACCACGAGAACCGGGTCACCGGCAAGATCGCCGTCCCGACCGTCCCCGGTCTGACGTACGACCCGGCCGCCAAGGGCGGCTGTACGGCCCTGGAACTCGACGGCCGCAACAACGTCCTCGGCGAGCGGGTCGCCATCGCCGGTACCGCCGTCAACTGCGCGGGCGGGCCCACCCCCTGGCGCACCTGGCTGACCTGCGAGGAGACCGAGGACAGGGCCGGTACCAACGGCTACACCAAGGACCACGGCTTCATCTTCGAGGTCGACGGCGCAGACCCGCACCGCACCGGCGCCGTCCCGCTCACCGCGATGGGCCGCTTCCAGCACGAGGCGATCGCGATCGACCCGACGAGCGGGATCGTGTACGAGACGGAAGACGCCTTCGAGCGTCCCTTCGGCCTCTTCTACCGCTTCCTCCCCCACAAGCCGCTCGGCGGCACCGGTTCGCTGCGCGCGGGCGGCGCCCTGGAGGCCATGCGGGTGCCGGGCGTGCCCGACCTCTCGGTGATCCAGGAGACCGGCTCCCGCTTCGAAGGCGTCGAATGGGTCCCCGTACCGGATCCGCAGGCGGCGGAAACCCCCATCAGGCTCCAGGACTTCGGCCCCCAGGGCATCACGCACGCGCAGAAGCTGGAGGGCTGCTACTGGGGCGGCCGAGCCGTGTACTTCGTGTCCTCCTTCGCGCGCGCCAAGGACGGCTCCGGCGCGACCCACTTCGGCCAGGTCTGGAAGTACGAGCCGCACCGGCGCCGGCTCACCCTCGTCGTCGTCTTCGGCCCGGACACCGACATCCAGCTCCCCGGCGAGTCGCCGGACAACATCTGTCTGGCGCCGAGCGGGGGCCTGATGGTCAGCGAGGACGGCGACGGCGCGCAGCACGTCTTCGGGGTGAGCGAGAAGGGCGAGGTGTACGCGATCGCCCGGGGCGCGCAGAACATCGGCACGCCCGAGGCGCCGGAGTGGGGCGAGTTCGCGGGCGTCACCTTCTCGCCCGACCGGGGAACCATGTACGTCAACTGCTACACGCCGGGGACGACGTTCGCGGTGACGGGCCCGTGGTGCTGA
- a CDS encoding PPK2 family polyphosphate kinase: protein MAKKDGKKDGKPDGKKKRKHREASLRELLRVPEGERIDLTSYDASATPAGPADKAAGAAATAALAPRLADLQERLYAASTAGDRRRVLLVLQGMDTSGKGGTVKHVIGLFNPSGCRIHAFKAPTPEEQNHPFLWRIMKALPRPGEIGIFDRSHYEDVLIARVRELVPRAQLGRRYGQIDRFEQSLADDGVTVVKVFLHISYEEQRGRLLERLDNPEKHWKFNVGDIEDRALWPAYREAYEIALERCSTDKAPWYLVPADRKWYRNWAISKLLLEHLEALDPTYPPGDFDVAECRRRLLAT, encoded by the coding sequence GTGGCGAAGAAGGACGGCAAGAAGGACGGGAAGCCGGACGGCAAGAAGAAGCGGAAGCATCGGGAAGCGTCCCTGCGGGAGCTGCTCCGCGTCCCCGAGGGCGAGCGCATCGACCTCACCTCGTACGACGCCTCCGCGACCCCGGCCGGCCCCGCCGACAAGGCGGCCGGTGCGGCCGCCACCGCCGCCCTCGCGCCGCGCCTCGCCGACCTCCAGGAACGCCTGTACGCGGCGAGCACGGCCGGTGACCGCCGACGCGTGCTCCTGGTCCTCCAGGGGATGGACACCAGCGGCAAGGGCGGCACGGTCAAGCACGTCATCGGCCTCTTCAACCCGTCCGGCTGCCGTATCCACGCCTTCAAGGCGCCGACCCCGGAGGAGCAGAACCACCCCTTCCTCTGGCGGATCATGAAGGCGCTCCCCCGTCCGGGCGAGATCGGCATCTTCGACCGCTCGCACTACGAGGACGTGCTCATCGCCCGCGTACGCGAGCTGGTCCCGCGCGCCCAGCTCGGCCGCCGCTACGGCCAGATCGACCGCTTCGAGCAGTCCCTCGCCGACGACGGCGTGACGGTCGTCAAGGTCTTCCTCCACATCTCGTACGAGGAACAGCGCGGCCGCCTCCTGGAGCGCCTGGACAACCCGGAGAAGCACTGGAAGTTCAACGTGGGCGACATCGAGGACCGCGCGCTGTGGCCGGCGTACCGGGAGGCGTACGAGATCGCCCTGGAACGCTGCTCGACGGACAAGGCCCCCTGGTACCTGGTCCCGGCGGACCGCAAGTGGTACCGCAACTGGGCGATCAGCAAGCTGCTGCTCGAACACCTGGAGGCGCTGGACCCGACGTACCCGCCGGGGGACTTCGACGTGGCCGAGTGCCGACGGAGGCTACTGGCCACGTGA
- a CDS encoding polysaccharide deacetylase family protein → MAALGLLGAVLVGCGRDAAETSPAKEPAAPRPAVTHSPSPRASAAPGPKPAAERAAPPTMAPGPGGLTPVYTRRTKGAEKVVALTFDADMTADQGPRAARGEHFDNPRLIATLRRLKVDATVFMTGRWAEEYPDQARSIGGDPRFEIANHSYSHYAFASPCYGLPTVAGPDMASDVQRAFDAFRDAGAMNVVPYFRFPGGCYDDAALRALAPAGVTAVQWDVVSGDAFAKDGDAVAEQVLDGVKPGSLVVMHCTRSAAPVTEQAIRRIVPELRARGYRFVKVSELMGG, encoded by the coding sequence TTGGCGGCGCTCGGTCTTCTGGGCGCCGTCCTCGTCGGCTGTGGCCGGGACGCCGCCGAGACCTCCCCGGCGAAGGAACCGGCGGCACCACGCCCCGCCGTCACCCACAGCCCCTCGCCCCGGGCGAGCGCGGCGCCCGGACCCAAGCCCGCGGCCGAACGCGCGGCGCCCCCCACCATGGCGCCGGGGCCCGGCGGTCTCACCCCCGTGTACACGCGCCGGACGAAGGGCGCGGAGAAGGTCGTCGCACTCACCTTCGACGCCGACATGACGGCCGACCAGGGGCCCCGGGCCGCGCGGGGCGAGCACTTCGACAACCCCCGGCTCATCGCGACCCTGCGCCGGCTCAAGGTGGACGCGACGGTGTTCATGACGGGCCGCTGGGCGGAGGAGTACCCGGACCAGGCCAGGTCCATCGGCGGCGACCCGCGCTTCGAGATCGCGAACCACTCCTACAGCCACTACGCCTTCGCCTCCCCCTGCTACGGCCTTCCGACCGTCGCCGGACCGGACATGGCATCGGACGTGCAGCGGGCCTTCGACGCGTTCCGCGACGCCGGGGCCATGAACGTCGTCCCCTACTTCCGCTTCCCCGGCGGCTGCTACGACGACGCGGCCCTCCGCGCGCTGGCCCCGGCGGGAGTGACGGCCGTCCAGTGGGACGTGGTCAGCGGCGACGCCTTCGCGAAGGACGGGGACGCGGTGGCCGAACAGGTCCTCGACGGCGTGAAGCCCGGCTCCCTGGTCGTCATGCACTGCACGCGCAGCGCGGCCCCGGTCACGGAGCAGGCGATCCGCCGCATCGTCCCGGAACTCCGCGCCCGCGGCTACCGCTTCGTGAAGGTCTCGGAGCTGATGGGCGGGTAA
- a CDS encoding ABC transporter, with translation MTALLSYQTGLLLRSQRWLAPLLLYAAFLGVGVNVGEPVLGALGFTAAALLPVTAWTVRICLTQEPPAARNVVAAAAGRGRAHLAALVTGTVLPVLVGAVAVLVVTATGDRRGVTTLAATTTGLLAALACALTGAAVGALGSRPFVRAPGWSVAALVLGSLLALVTTGSPAKHAMTALITGARTATADPPWLACAGAALLAAACAALACRATARLE, from the coding sequence ATGACGGCGCTCCTGAGCTACCAGACCGGGCTGCTGCTCCGCTCCCAGCGCTGGCTCGCACCGCTGCTCCTGTACGCGGCGTTCCTCGGCGTCGGCGTCAACGTCGGCGAACCCGTCCTCGGCGCGCTCGGCTTCACCGCCGCCGCGCTCCTTCCGGTGACCGCCTGGACCGTACGGATCTGCCTCACGCAGGAGCCGCCCGCCGCCCGGAACGTGGTCGCGGCGGCGGCCGGCCGGGGCCGCGCGCATCTCGCGGCGCTCGTCACGGGCACCGTACTGCCGGTGCTCGTCGGCGCGGTCGCCGTGCTCGTGGTGACGGCGACCGGCGACCGGCGCGGCGTCACCACGCTCGCCGCCACGACCACCGGGCTCCTGGCGGCCCTCGCCTGCGCCCTCACGGGCGCCGCCGTCGGCGCGCTGGGCTCCCGCCCGTTCGTCCGGGCCCCCGGCTGGTCCGTCGCGGCCCTGGTCCTGGGCTCGCTGCTCGCCCTGGTGACCACCGGCTCCCCGGCCAAGCACGCGATGACGGCCCTGATCACCGGGGCGCGCACGGCGACCGCGGACCCGCCGTGGCTCGCCTGCGCGGGTGCCGCGCTCCTCGCGGCGGCGTGCGCGGCCCTCGCCTGCCGGGCCACGGCACGCCTGGAGTGA
- a CDS encoding ABC transporter ATP-binding protein, translating into MRLERVGRRHGLRGPWVLREVGLDLPGGTLIRVVGANGTGKSTLLRLVAGVDAPTEGRVTGRPPRTAYVPERFPVALPFTATDYLVHLGRIQGLGGAAARARAGEWLERFGAGGHARTAMAELSKGTSQKVAVAQALLADPSLLVLDEAWTGLDTGARAELDAAVRERRAAGATVVFVDHDPRRLAGEPDAVHEVREGRVREAADPARPDSGLPAPRVRITVSGGRRPLPDHLPGNPVTEPGPEDATTGLTVLTVDAAHSDALLGALLAASWHIHHLGTEGVRV; encoded by the coding sequence TTGAGGCTGGAGCGGGTCGGGCGCCGACACGGCCTCCGGGGGCCGTGGGTCCTCCGTGAGGTCGGTCTCGACCTGCCCGGCGGGACCCTCATCCGGGTCGTGGGCGCCAACGGCACCGGCAAGTCGACCCTGCTCCGGCTCGTCGCCGGCGTCGACGCGCCCACCGAGGGCCGTGTCACCGGCCGCCCGCCCCGCACGGCGTACGTCCCCGAGCGCTTCCCGGTCGCGCTGCCCTTCACGGCCACCGACTATCTGGTCCACCTTGGGCGGATCCAGGGCCTCGGCGGGGCCGCGGCGCGGGCGCGGGCGGGGGAGTGGCTGGAGCGTTTCGGGGCGGGCGGGCACGCCCGTACGGCCATGGCGGAGCTCTCCAAGGGCACCAGCCAGAAGGTCGCCGTGGCCCAGGCCCTTCTCGCCGACCCGTCCCTCCTCGTCCTCGACGAGGCCTGGACCGGCCTCGACACGGGCGCGCGTGCGGAACTGGACGCGGCGGTCCGCGAACGCCGGGCGGCCGGCGCGACGGTCGTCTTCGTCGACCACGACCCACGACGGCTGGCAGGGGAGCCGGACGCGGTCCACGAGGTGAGGGAGGGGCGGGTGCGGGAGGCCGCGGACCCGGCCCGCCCGGACTCCGGGCTGCCCGCGCCCCGCGTCCGGATCACCGTCTCCGGGGGCCGCCGCCCGCTCCCGGACCACCTCCCGGGCAACCCCGTCACCGAACCCGGTCCCGAGGACGCCACCACCGGCCTCACCGTCCTCACCGTCGACGCGGCGCACTCCGACGCGCTTCTGGGCGCGCTCCTCGCCGCCTCCTGGCACATCCACCACCTCGGCACCGAAGGCGTACGGGTATGA
- a CDS encoding AIM24 family protein — protein sequence MKSDLFTGEHLAETADFPGMTLQNAKSVKYTVNGEMHARQGSMIAFRGDLQFERKGQGIGGLLKRAVTGEGLALMAVRGQGEAWFAHEAQNCFIVEIEQGDAFSVNGRNVLCFDSTLHYEIKTVKGAGMTGGGLFNSVFTGYGNVALICEGNPIVIPVTPQAPVFVDTDAVVGWSEQLRTSLHRSQSVGSMIRGGSGEAVQLKLEGQGFVVVRPSELTPQKTSN from the coding sequence ATGAAGAGTGATCTTTTCACCGGCGAACACCTCGCCGAGACCGCGGACTTTCCGGGGATGACCCTCCAGAACGCCAAATCCGTCAAATACACCGTCAACGGCGAGATGCACGCTCGCCAGGGATCGATGATCGCCTTTCGCGGCGACCTCCAGTTCGAGCGCAAGGGCCAGGGCATCGGCGGCCTGCTCAAGCGCGCCGTCACCGGCGAGGGCCTGGCGCTGATGGCCGTACGCGGCCAGGGCGAGGCGTGGTTCGCCCACGAGGCGCAGAACTGCTTCATCGTCGAGATCGAGCAGGGCGACGCCTTCTCGGTCAACGGCCGCAACGTGCTCTGCTTCGACTCCACCCTCCACTACGAGATCAAGACGGTGAAGGGCGCCGGCATGACCGGCGGCGGCCTCTTCAACTCCGTCTTCACCGGCTACGGCAACGTCGCCCTGATCTGCGAGGGCAACCCGATCGTCATCCCCGTCACCCCGCAGGCCCCGGTCTTCGTCGACACCGACGCCGTCGTCGGCTGGAGCGAGCAGCTGCGCACCTCGCTGCACCGCTCGCAGTCCGTCGGTTCGATGATCCGCGGCGGCTCGGGCGAGGCGGTGCAGCTGAAGCTGGAGGGCCAGGGCTTCGTGGTCGTCCGTCCCAGCGAACTGACCCCGCAGAAGACCTCGAATTGA
- a CDS encoding peptidyl-tRNA hydrolase has product MSSNETDLRDEKPQFVLPLVVRIERDAPPSRTDALETAARAVLEILTDDRSLGEGEWAQVMTDWQDARIRKVVRRARGAEWRRAGALPGITVTGTEAEVRVFPPVPLDGWPKELAKLQVSGTDLDDPAAPGPVPEGAAVLWLNPELDMSAGKAMAQAGHGAQLLWWAMTDADRKTWHEAGFPLAVRTAAAGDWPALTTSGLPVVRDAGFTEIAPGSCTVVSAFPRPAG; this is encoded by the coding sequence GTGAGCAGCAACGAGACCGATCTCCGCGATGAGAAGCCCCAGTTCGTCCTGCCGTTGGTCGTACGGATCGAACGGGACGCGCCGCCGTCCCGTACCGACGCCCTGGAGACCGCCGCGCGCGCCGTCCTGGAGATCCTCACCGACGACCGCTCCCTCGGCGAGGGCGAGTGGGCCCAGGTGATGACCGACTGGCAGGACGCCCGGATCCGCAAGGTGGTGCGCCGGGCGCGCGGCGCGGAGTGGCGGCGCGCGGGCGCGCTCCCGGGGATCACCGTCACCGGTACCGAGGCGGAGGTACGGGTCTTCCCGCCGGTCCCGCTCGACGGCTGGCCCAAGGAGCTGGCCAAGCTCCAGGTCTCGGGCACCGATCTCGACGACCCGGCCGCGCCCGGTCCCGTACCGGAGGGGGCGGCCGTGCTGTGGCTCAACCCCGAGCTGGACATGTCGGCGGGCAAGGCGATGGCGCAGGCCGGACACGGCGCGCAGCTGCTGTGGTGGGCGATGACGGACGCCGACCGGAAGACCTGGCACGAGGCGGGCTTCCCGCTCGCGGTCCGGACCGCGGCGGCCGGGGACTGGCCCGCGCTGACGACGAGCGGCCTTCCGGTGGTACGGGACGCGGGGTTCACGGAGATCGCCCCGGGCTCGTGCACGGTGGTGTCCGCGTTCCCCCGCCCGGCCGGCTGA